ATCGGTGAGATTCTTGACCGTGCCGGTGAGGACCGCGCCCTCTTCCAGATGTTCAAGAGTCATGGAACGCTTGGCGTTCTGCTCTTCTTCGAGGATCTCTTTGCGGCTGACGACGACATTGCCGCGCTTCTTGTTCAGCTTGATGACGCGAACTTCAATCTGCTGGCCAAGATAGCCGTCGAGATTGCGAACGGGGCGCACTTCGAGCTGAGAACCTGGCAAAAAGGCCTTGAGGCCGATATCGACCGTAAGACCGCCCTTGACGCGGCTGACAACTGTTCCAATCATCGGAGTCTTGTCGTTTGCCGCTTTTTCGATCACGTCCCAGACGCGGAGGCGCTGCGCCTTGTCGTAGCTGACCAGGTAGCCGCCCTCGGGCTCTTCGCGCTCGATGACCACTTCAATCTGGTCGCCGGCTTTGAACTTTGGCTGGCCATTATGATCGTTGACCTGCTCGATGGGGAGCAGTCCTTCGGACTTGAGACCTACGTCGATTACCGCGTGCTTGTCTGTCAGCTTAATGACCGTGCCGGTGACTACGGAATCGCCGTACGCCTCGACAGCCGCGGCTTCGGCCGCCTGCTCGCGCTCAAAGGCTTCGAGCTGGGCAGAGAAATCCTCGCCGCCATCAAAGTCGTGATCGTGCTGGGACGCGACATTGGCGACAACCGGCTTCACAGCCTGGCGCTCGGGCGCTTTGGGAGTTGCGACTGGCGCAGCCGACACGGGGCTGCTTACGGGCGCGGAACTTGCCACTTCCGGCTCGCTGGCAGGCGCAGCTTCGGCTGCCGATTGCGCAACAGGCGCGGCAATCGGAGTTTCGGCTTCCACCGCAACCGAGGAACCCTCGGCCGTTTCGGACGCAACCGTGGCCAGAGCAGACTCAACCGCAGAAGCATCGACGGTTTCAAGCTCTTCAGAGACAACGGGGTTAGACGTGGATTCGAGCGACGGCTCTTGCAGCTCCGTCACGGACTCAAGTTCGGGGGTTTCCAGTTCGGTGTTCAGGGGTGTGCTCTCGGTTTCAAGATTGAGGACGTCTGCCATGACTGCCAGCTCCGGGATTCCAGTTCCCGTGGACAGGGGGTCTAGATTTCCTGTCTCGGTGATCAGCCCCTGCCGGTGCTCATTCATTCGGCAGAAGGTCGCGGTCGTAGCCACGTCTTCCGGCAAGTTCTGCCTCTCAAGGAGTTCCTGCGGAGTGCCGGAGAATCCGACCGAACTAAATGGCCAGAATCTACGTCTATCTACTTGGAAGAGCTTGAGAAGATCCGGTCAGCCAGTGGCAGGCCGCACCCGTATGCTGGAATCCGCGCATAAGGGTACTCCTGAAGTGTAGCAATGCGCTGTTCAGAAGGTCAATGCAAGGATGTGGCAGGGACCACTTTGCAACCACTTATTCAAGAAAGGTGCTCCATCCTTGGTGCATCTTGGCGCAAAACCCTCCTAAAGTCTGAGATTTGTAGGGGTATACTGCCTGCGGCGGGGTGTTCGGCCAGAGTTCCGGCCGCTCCACACACGCCAATCTATACTCGCCAATATGGATCTGCTTTGGACTCCCTGGCGCTATCGCTACGTAACCAACGCTGAAAAGGCTATCCGACCCGGAGTTCCACGCGGCCTGGAGGATTGGCCGGGGGACCTGGGCTGCGTTTTCTGCAACATGCTGGCGGCCGTCGACCACGCGATTGCGAACGGCAAGCCCGTTGACGAGGCTGAAATGGCCGCTGGCCTCATCCATCGCGAAGCAGATTGCTTCATCTGCCTGAATGCCTTTCCCTACACCTCGGGCCACGTCATGGTGATTCCTCATAGGCATGAGGCCAGTCTTGCCGCGTTGCCCGTGGCGACCGCACATGAATTGATGGACCTGGCGCAGAAGACAGAGCGCGTTCTGGCCACTCTTTATTCACCGCACGGGATCAACTTCGGGCTAAATCTAGGGCAGGCTGCGGGCGCAGGAGTCGCGGGCCATCTGCATCTTCATGCGCTGCCGCGATGGATCGGCGACACCAATTTCATG
This portion of the Acidicapsa acidisoli genome encodes:
- a CDS encoding 30S ribosomal protein S1, translated to MPEDVATTATFCRMNEHRQGLITETGNLDPLSTGTGIPELAVMADVLNLETESTPLNTELETPELESVTELQEPSLESTSNPVVSEELETVDASAVESALATVASETAEGSSVAVEAETPIAAPVAQSAAEAAPASEPEVASSAPVSSPVSAAPVATPKAPERQAVKPVVANVASQHDHDFDGGEDFSAQLEAFEREQAAEAAAVEAYGDSVVTGTVIKLTDKHAVIDVGLKSEGLLPIEQVNDHNGQPKFKAGDQIEVVIEREEPEGGYLVSYDKAQRLRVWDVIEKAANDKTPMIGTVVSRVKGGLTVDIGLKAFLPGSQLEVRPVRNLDGYLGQQIEVRVIKLNKKRGNVVVSRKEILEEEQNAKRSMTLEHLEEGAVLTGTVKNLTDYGAFVDLGGIDGLLHITDMSWGRLTHPRDLVNVSDEIQVKVLKFDKDKQRVSLGFKQLTPDPWLDAVERYPVGAHVKGRILSVTDYGAFVELEQGIEGLVHVSEMTWSKRMKHPSKLVKPGDEVETVVISVNPSDRRISLGMKQLQENPWENLSERYPTGAIVEGRVRNLTDFGAFIEIEDGIDGLVHVSNLSWTKRVKHPSEVLKKGEKVKAVVLGVEPENRRLSLGVKQLQPDVWETFFTQHRVGDVVHGKVLRTAQFGAFVEVAEGVEGLCHVSEAVDASGHPLTLEQGQEHDFKIIKMNVEEKKVGLSIRAVGEEASRAEVESYKSPSRDRDRDHGSSSSSQSGSTTTLGDLVNWDKFRR
- a CDS encoding HIT family protein; translated protein: MDLLWTPWRYRYVTNAEKAIRPGVPRGLEDWPGDLGCVFCNMLAAVDHAIANGKPVDEAEMAAGLIHREADCFICLNAFPYTSGHVMVIPHRHEASLAALPVATAHELMDLAQKTERVLATLYSPHGINFGLNLGQAAGAGVAGHLHLHALPRWIGDTNFMTTVAETRVMPEDLDITWKRMRTAFAELAS